The following proteins are co-located in the Siansivirga zeaxanthinifaciens CC-SAMT-1 genome:
- a CDS encoding porin family protein, translating to MRKHIKNIILAVFSLSVTLVFSQKKLNDTINTGVIDVVKPYSPTISDAFKVKEVPSIDDATTDTKKEVKYNIFSFPVASTFTPAKGKAAVVEKEKPDKLFDNYATLGVGTYKTILGEVYLNHALSRNESVGGYVSHHSSAGGIEGLSFDDNFSDSKINLNYTTRLRDLSWNVEGGFQHQVFNWYGVPQSQITDAQANISDVSHAFYNAYVGGDITFEDTYIKTANVLFRRFGDNQGSGENRLVLNGEVDVPLGDEEISTKVVIDYLGGSFDTNYSETNALDYGNIKLGITSTYQLKQDDLTVNLGASVNYLNDRVSGKSSVYIYPNISATYRVASDLVIAYAGIEGDLIQNSYYDFASENTFVSPTLDIMPTDQVYNAYAGIKGKLSSNMSYNIAGHYVSDKNKALFINNDITKTSQSYTYGNSFGVVYDNVDTFGFSGELNVDVNRNFKLGLKAEYFSYSTDSQAEAWNLPDITGSLFVDYQIDTHWFAGANLFYVGERKDQFFLNDPTIAATPFTVTLDSYFDANAHVGYHINEQFSVFAKANNIANQGYQRWQNFPVQSIQFLAGATYKFDF from the coding sequence ATGCGCAAGCACATAAAAAATATAATTCTAGCCGTTTTTTCTTTAAGTGTAACCTTAGTGTTTTCTCAGAAGAAACTAAACGACACCATTAATACAGGAGTCATCGATGTTGTAAAACCATATTCGCCAACCATTTCTGATGCTTTTAAAGTTAAAGAAGTACCAAGTATAGATGATGCAACAACCGACACAAAAAAGGAGGTGAAGTACAATATTTTCTCTTTTCCAGTAGCATCTACTTTTACACCTGCAAAAGGTAAGGCAGCGGTTGTAGAAAAAGAAAAACCAGATAAGTTATTCGATAATTATGCAACTTTAGGCGTTGGTACTTATAAAACAATTTTAGGAGAGGTTTATTTAAATCATGCCCTAAGCAGAAACGAAAGTGTTGGTGGTTACGTGAGTCATCATTCATCGGCGGGTGGTATTGAAGGTTTGTCTTTCGATGATAATTTTTCAGACTCTAAAATAAATTTAAACTATACAACCCGATTACGCGATTTATCTTGGAATGTCGAAGGTGGTTTTCAGCATCAAGTTTTCAATTGGTATGGGGTGCCTCAATCACAAATTACCGATGCTCAAGCAAACATAAGCGATGTAAGTCATGCGTTTTATAATGCCTATGTGGGTGGCGATATTACTTTCGAAGATACCTACATAAAAACAGCCAATGTGCTTTTTAGACGTTTTGGCGACAATCAAGGTTCTGGTGAAAACAGATTGGTTCTAAACGGTGAAGTAGATGTGCCGCTTGGAGATGAAGAAATCTCAACCAAAGTTGTTATCGATTATTTAGGTGGTAGTTTCGATACTAATTATAGTGAAACAAATGCACTAGATTATGGTAATATTAAATTAGGAATTACATCTACCTATCAGTTAAAACAAGACGATTTAACAGTTAATTTAGGGGCTTCTGTAAATTATTTAAACGATAGAGTATCTGGTAAAAGTAGTGTTTATATTTATCCTAATATTTCGGCAACTTACAGAGTTGCTAGTGATTTGGTAATTGCATATGCTGGTATTGAGGGCGATCTAATTCAGAATTCTTACTACGATTTTGCTTCAGAAAACACCTTTGTATCGCCAACTTTAGACATTATGCCAACCGATCAGGTTTATAATGCGTATGCCGGTATAAAAGGAAAGTTATCTAGCAATATGAGTTATAATATTGCCGGACATTATGTTTCAGATAAAAATAAAGCCTTGTTTATAAATAACGACATCACTAAAACATCGCAAAGTTATACCTACGGAAATTCGTTTGGAGTTGTGTATGATAACGTAGATACCTTCGGTTTTTCTGGTGAATTAAACGTTGATGTAAACCGAAATTTTAAATTGGGTTTAAAGGCTGAATATTTTAGTTATTCAACAGATTCTCAAGCCGAAGCATGGAATTTACCAGACATTACAGGGTCTTTGTTTGTAGACTATCAAATAGATACACATTGGTTTGCGGGTGCTAATTTATTTTACGTGGGAGAACGTAAAGATCAGTTTTTCTTAAACGATCCTACTATTGCTGCAACGCCATTTACCGTTACTTTAGATAGTTATTTTGATGCGAATGCACATGTTGGTTATCATATAAACGAACAGTTTTCGGTATTTGCAAAAGCTAATAATATTGCCAATCAAGGTTACCAACGTTGGCAGAATTTTCCGGTACAAAGCATTCAGTTTTTAGCGGGGGCAACTTACAAGTTCGATTTTTAA
- a CDS encoding tetratricopeptide repeat protein has product MTLKNSVSFLLAISFSYLVMAQKSATYTNNLVTYKKALSLYNNKQYQASQTLFASVKKSTNETTLQSDCAYYIANCAVRLNQQNADKLVEDFVNDYPTSTKRNTAFIDVADYYFVNGKYAYARKWYDKVDEYALSRSEKEKFNFNNGYSAFSAKQYNDAKKYLSRVENSKTYGSQAKYYIGYMAYEGDDYNKANQYFDQVSNQERYKEKLSYYQADLNFKLGNFEKAIDLAKARLKDSDASEVSELSKIIGESYFNLEKYAEAIPYLQAYKGNRGKWNNTDFYQLGYAYYKQNNFEKAISEFNKIIDGKNSIAQNAYYHLGESYIELNKKQEALNAFRNASQMDFDLKIQEDAYLNYAKISYDIGNPYQSAPQVLTGYLEKYPKSTHKSEIESLLIDSYITSKNYKEALKLLDGKNSYENKAAYQKVAFYRGLELYNEADYLEALKLFDASLKNAIDNRFVARATFWKAESDYNLTNFDDALVGFKQFQQQTASNETPEYQNLDYHLAYTYFKLKNYAPATQAFNDFISKNKADKVRLNDAYLRLGDAYFVSSEYRNAIKAYEKAIALNEIDSDYAFFQKAISAGYIGEDAKKIKELEQFISEYQKSKLRDDAMFELGNSYVKANQIEKANQVYNRLESEYKMSSFVPKALLRQGLVYYNGNQNEKALTIFKKVASNYAGSPEAVQSVATARLIYIDLGRVNEYASWVKTLDYVEVTDADLDNATYEAAEKQYLDNNTDKAIKQFNGYLNSFPNGIHALNAHFYVAQLYFKKGLTENAAPHYEYVVNASRSEFTEESLSRLAQFYLDSKSWKKAMPLLTRLETEANYPQNIVFAQSNLMKANYQLEVYDTAVLYAEKVLSNAKLDNKIKSDAHIIIARSAFKTGNETKAKAAYAQVETIATGEVAAEALYYNAYFKNKEGKFETSNTTVQKLAKDFSGYKYYSAKGLVLMAKNFYALKDAFQATYILESVIDNFKEFDDVVTEAKDVLTKIKAEEAKTNASILPDGN; this is encoded by the coding sequence ATGACTTTAAAAAACAGTGTTTCCTTCTTGTTAGCCATAAGTTTTAGTTATCTGGTAATGGCTCAGAAATCTGCCACTTACACTAATAATTTAGTAACGTATAAAAAAGCGTTGTCGCTATATAATAATAAGCAATATCAAGCATCTCAAACCTTGTTTGCTTCCGTTAAAAAATCAACTAACGAAACCACGTTACAATCAGATTGCGCCTATTATATCGCTAATTGTGCGGTGCGTTTAAATCAGCAAAATGCCGATAAATTAGTTGAAGATTTTGTAAATGATTATCCAACAAGCACCAAGAGAAATACCGCATTTATCGATGTTGCCGATTATTATTTTGTAAACGGAAAATATGCTTATGCCAGAAAATGGTACGATAAAGTAGATGAATATGCTCTGAGCCGAAGTGAAAAGGAAAAATTCAACTTCAATAATGGGTATTCTGCTTTTTCAGCAAAGCAATACAATGATGCTAAAAAATATCTTTCTCGGGTTGAAAACTCTAAAACCTATGGGTCGCAGGCCAAATATTACATTGGTTATATGGCTTATGAAGGCGACGATTATAATAAAGCTAACCAATATTTCGACCAAGTAAGCAATCAAGAACGTTACAAAGAAAAACTATCGTATTATCAAGCCGATTTAAATTTCAAACTAGGAAATTTTGAAAAAGCAATCGATTTAGCCAAAGCTAGATTAAAAGATAGTGATGCATCAGAAGTATCGGAGCTATCTAAAATTATAGGTGAAAGTTATTTCAACTTAGAAAAATATGCCGAAGCTATTCCGTATTTACAGGCTTATAAGGGCAATCGTGGTAAATGGAATAATACCGATTTTTATCAATTGGGATACGCTTATTACAAACAAAATAATTTCGAAAAAGCCATTTCAGAATTCAATAAAATTATTGATGGAAAAAATAGCATTGCTCAAAATGCTTATTACCATTTGGGTGAAAGTTATATCGAATTAAACAAAAAACAAGAGGCTTTAAATGCCTTTAGAAATGCCTCTCAAATGGATTTCGATTTAAAAATTCAGGAAGATGCTTACTTAAATTATGCAAAAATTAGTTACGACATAGGAAATCCGTACCAGTCGGCACCACAAGTATTAACGGGCTATCTGGAAAAATACCCGAAATCGACTCATAAAAGTGAGATTGAATCCCTTTTAATTGATTCTTATATCACTTCAAAAAATTACAAAGAAGCTTTAAAACTGTTAGATGGCAAAAATAGCTACGAAAATAAAGCAGCATACCAAAAAGTGGCTTTTTACAGAGGATTAGAATTGTATAACGAAGCCGATTATCTAGAAGCTTTAAAACTTTTTGATGCTTCTTTAAAAAATGCTATCGACAATCGTTTTGTGGCTAGAGCTACGTTTTGGAAGGCAGAATCAGATTATAATCTTACCAATTTCGACGATGCTTTAGTTGGGTTTAAACAATTTCAACAACAAACAGCTTCCAACGAAACGCCAGAGTACCAGAATTTAGATTATCATTTGGCTTATACTTATTTTAAGTTGAAAAATTATGCGCCAGCAACTCAGGCATTCAATGATTTTATATCGAAAAACAAAGCAGATAAGGTGCGATTAAACGATGCATATTTGCGTTTGGGTGATGCTTATTTTGTTTCAAGCGAATATAGAAATGCCATTAAAGCATACGAGAAAGCCATTGCTTTAAATGAAATAGATTCTGATTATGCATTTTTTCAAAAAGCAATAAGCGCCGGGTATATAGGTGAAGATGCTAAGAAAATTAAAGAACTGGAACAGTTTATTTCAGAATATCAAAAATCGAAACTTCGTGATGATGCTATGTTCGAATTAGGTAATTCTTATGTAAAAGCAAACCAAATTGAAAAAGCAAATCAGGTTTATAATCGTTTAGAGTCAGAATATAAAATGAGTTCTTTTGTCCCAAAAGCCTTATTGCGTCAAGGATTAGTATATTATAATGGAAATCAAAACGAGAAAGCGCTTACCATTTTCAAAAAGGTAGCAAGTAACTATGCGGGTTCGCCTGAAGCTGTTCAGTCTGTAGCAACAGCACGTTTAATTTATATCGATTTAGGCCGTGTAAATGAGTATGCTTCTTGGGTTAAAACCTTAGATTATGTAGAAGTTACCGACGCCGATTTAGATAATGCCACTTACGAAGCCGCAGAAAAACAATATTTAGATAACAATACAGATAAAGCCATCAAGCAGTTTAATGGCTATTTAAATAGTTTTCCTAACGGAATTCATGCTTTAAATGCGCATTTTTATGTGGCGCAACTATATTTCAAAAAGGGACTTACCGAAAATGCAGCACCACATTACGAATATGTTGTAAATGCTTCTAGAAGCGAGTTTACAGAAGAATCGTTATCGCGATTAGCACAGTTTTACTTAGATTCTAAAAGTTGGAAAAAAGCCATGCCTTTACTGACGCGTTTAGAAACCGAAGCTAATTATCCGCAAAATATTGTGTTTGCTCAGTCTAATTTAATGAAAGCCAATTACCAGTTAGAAGTTTACGACACAGCTGTATTGTATGCAGAAAAAGTGCTTTCAAACGCTAAGTTAGACAATAAAATAAAGAGCGATGCCCATATAATTATAGCGCGCTCGGCTTTTAAAACAGGAAATGAAACAAAAGCAAAAGCTGCTTATGCTCAAGTTGAAACAATTGCAACGGGCGAAGTAGCTGCCGAAGCTTTATATTACAACGCATATTTTAAAAACAAAGAAGGCAAATTTGAAACATCCAACACCACGGTACAGAAATTAGCCAAAGATTTTTCTGGATATAAATATTATAGTGCTAAAGGATTGGTTTTAATGGCTAAGAATTTTTATGCTTTAAAAGATGCTTTTCAAGCGACTTATATTTTAGAAAGTGTTATCGATAATTTTAAAGAATTCGATGATGTTGTTACCGAAGCTAAAGATGTTTTAACTAAAATAAAAGCTGAAGAAGCCAAAACAAATGCCTCTATTTTACCCGATGGTAATTAG
- a CDS encoding exo-beta-N-acetylmuramidase NamZ family protein — translation MQFNVFKNTVLLFVLAMISCANASKKEVLIEKKSVATNTQQTTAASIVVGANQTERYLPILKGKRVGIVGNQTSVIFKSDESYTHLVDSLLALKVNITKVYAPEHGFRGTADAGEHIKDGIDVKTGVPIISLYGNNKKPKPEQLKDIDLIIFDIQDVGARFYTYISTLHYVMEACAEANIPVLILDRPNPNGHYIDGPILEPQYKSFVGMHPIPVVHGMTIGEYAKMINGEHWLNKGMQCKLDIIPVKNYNHNTPYSLPIKPSPNLPNDKAINLYPSLCFFESTNVNAGRGTETQFQVFGSPFLNKNIYKFSYTPKPNEGAKHPKHEGKLCYGKDLTQTENLNGLNLQWLIEAYNNTADKKTFFTSFFIKLAGTKTLLEQIESGTSQENIKKSWAPGLNAFKEIRSKYLIYN, via the coding sequence ATGCAGTTTAATGTTTTCAAAAATACAGTTTTATTATTTGTTTTGGCAATGATTTCTTGCGCAAACGCTTCTAAAAAAGAAGTTTTAATAGAAAAGAAATCGGTCGCTACCAATACCCAGCAAACAACAGCGGCTTCAATTGTTGTGGGCGCCAACCAAACCGAACGCTATTTACCGATTTTAAAAGGTAAACGTGTGGGTATTGTGGGTAATCAAACATCGGTTATTTTTAAATCTGACGAAAGTTACACCCATCTGGTAGATTCGCTTTTAGCTCTAAAAGTAAACATTACAAAAGTTTATGCTCCGGAACATGGTTTTAGAGGAACGGCCGATGCCGGCGAACATATTAAAGATGGTATTGATGTTAAAACTGGAGTGCCTATTATTTCGCTTTACGGAAATAACAAAAAGCCCAAACCCGAGCAACTTAAAGATATAGACCTTATTATTTTTGATATACAAGATGTTGGCGCGCGGTTTTACACCTATATTTCTACGTTGCATTATGTAATGGAAGCCTGTGCCGAAGCTAATATTCCTGTTTTAATTTTAGATAGACCAAATCCCAACGGCCATTACATTGATGGCCCCATATTGGAACCTCAGTACAAAAGTTTTGTTGGTATGCACCCTATTCCTGTTGTACATGGCATGACTATTGGAGAGTATGCTAAAATGATTAATGGAGAACACTGGTTAAATAAGGGTATGCAATGTAAATTAGATATTATTCCCGTAAAAAACTACAACCATAACACGCCTTATAGTTTACCTATAAAACCGAGCCCCAATTTACCAAACGACAAGGCTATTAATTTATACCCTAGTTTATGTTTTTTTGAAAGCACCAATGTTAATGCAGGTCGTGGCACCGAAACCCAATTTCAAGTTTTTGGGAGTCCGTTTTTAAATAAAAATATTTATAAATTTAGTTACACACCAAAACCAAATGAAGGTGCCAAACACCCTAAACATGAAGGCAAATTATGTTATGGTAAAGATTTAACACAAACCGAAAACCTGAATGGCTTAAATTTACAATGGCTTATTGAAGCTTATAATAATACCGCAGATAAAAAAACGTTCTTCACGAGTTTCTTTATAAAATTAGCTGGAACAAAAACATTATTAGAACAAATAGAATCTGGAACAAGCCAGGAAAATATTAAAAAAAGTTGGGCTCCCGGACTAAACGCCTTTAAAGAAATACGGTCTAAATACTTAATTTACAACTAA
- a CDS encoding cell division ATP-binding protein FtsE, whose protein sequence is MSNPILELKEASIFQGDSLVLSNVNVEINKGEFVYLIGKTGTGKSSFMKTLYGDLPLTKGEGHIVDYDLKNLKEKDIPFLRRKLGVVFQDFKLLIDRTVNDNLLFVLKATGWKDKTEMNSRVEEVLTKVDMKTKGFKYPHELSGGEQQRIAIARALLNNPELILADEPTGNLDPQTSIEVMEVLQDINKNGNTILMATHDYALLLKYPSKTLKCDDSQIYEVVQRKG, encoded by the coding sequence ATGTCGAATCCTATTTTAGAATTAAAAGAAGCCTCCATTTTTCAAGGTGATAGTTTAGTACTGTCTAATGTTAATGTTGAAATAAACAAAGGGGAGTTTGTATATTTAATAGGAAAAACAGGCACTGGAAAAAGTAGTTTTATGAAAACGCTTTATGGCGATTTACCTTTAACCAAAGGCGAAGGCCATATTGTAGATTACGATTTAAAAAATTTAAAAGAAAAAGACATTCCTTTTTTAAGACGAAAGCTGGGTGTTGTATTTCAAGATTTTAAACTTTTAATAGACAGAACCGTTAACGATAACTTATTATTTGTTTTAAAGGCTACCGGATGGAAAGATAAAACCGAAATGAATAGCCGTGTAGAAGAGGTTTTAACGAAAGTAGATATGAAAACGAAAGGTTTTAAATATCCTCATGAGTTATCTGGTGGAGAACAACAACGTATTGCCATTGCCAGAGCTCTACTTAACAATCCTGAGCTTATTTTAGCCGACGAACCTACTGGAAATTTAGACCCACAAACAAGTATCGAAGTGATGGAGGTGCTTCAAGATATTAATAAAAACGGTAACACCATTTTAATGGCTACGCACGATTATGCTTTATTGCTAAAATACCCAAGCAAAACACTAAAATGTGATGATAGCCAGATTTATGAAGTCGTGCAGAGAAAGGGGTAA
- a CDS encoding serine hydrolase domain-containing protein produces MKKIITFLLLLIGGYGFSQNIENTSEVKIRKAKRLAKKFLRKQHIPGMAISISENGNLIWSEGFGYSSFKPRTEVIPNKTVFRIASISKSITGVALAKMAEDNIIDLDKSIYYYLPDYPKKEYDFTVRQLAGNIAGIRHYKDNNEYALNEKMTINEGLSLFKNDSLLFKPGTKYHYSSLGFVLLSAIMQKASNSYFNDYVTDNIFKPLKMYKSSMEFTNMTVSNQTKFYKLSSLRRIRLANPVSNEYKVAGGGFLSTSEDIVKFGNELINPKILSEAAMAQVTTSQRLNNGYRTGYGMGLSVEKSINETPRLYHTGGGVGASSILLVYPEEGIVISVLTNLTGVSMKAFGTALEAIFLEQPAEQPAEQLVEQP; encoded by the coding sequence ATGAAAAAAATTATTACTTTTCTCCTGCTACTTATAGGAGGTTATGGTTTTTCGCAAAATATTGAAAATACCAGTGAAGTAAAAATTAGAAAAGCCAAACGCTTAGCTAAAAAATTTTTAAGAAAGCAACATATTCCGGGGATGGCCATTTCCATTTCCGAAAACGGTAATTTAATTTGGTCTGAAGGTTTTGGTTATTCGAGTTTTAAACCCAGAACAGAAGTTATTCCTAACAAAACCGTATTTCGAATTGCCAGCATTTCTAAAAGTATAACCGGCGTAGCTTTAGCTAAAATGGCTGAAGATAACATCATAGATTTAGACAAAAGTATTTATTATTACTTACCCGATTACCCGAAAAAAGAATACGACTTTACCGTAAGGCAATTGGCGGGCAATATTGCTGGAATTAGACATTATAAAGATAACAACGAATATGCCTTAAACGAAAAAATGACCATTAACGAAGGGCTGTCGTTATTTAAAAATGACTCGTTATTATTTAAACCAGGCACTAAATACCATTACTCGTCTTTAGGGTTTGTTTTATTAAGCGCTATTATGCAAAAGGCTTCTAACTCATATTTTAATGATTATGTTACAGATAACATTTTTAAGCCGTTAAAAATGTATAAATCGTCTATGGAATTTACTAACATGACCGTATCAAACCAAACCAAATTTTATAAACTATCATCGTTAAGAAGAATCCGATTAGCAAATCCGGTTTCTAATGAATATAAAGTTGCGGGCGGCGGATTTTTATCAACTTCAGAAGACATTGTTAAATTTGGAAACGAACTTATAAACCCAAAAATACTCTCTGAAGCTGCAATGGCTCAAGTTACCACCTCGCAACGATTAAACAACGGCTACAGAACCGGTTACGGTATGGGGCTATCGGTAGAAAAATCGATAAACGAGACACCTCGACTGTATCATACAGGTGGTGGTGTGGGCGCTTCTTCTATTTTATTGGTTTACCCAGAAGAAGGCATTGTTATTTCTGTTTTAACAAATTTAACGGGTGTAAGCATGAAAGCTTTTGGAACAGCATTAGAAGCTATATTTTTAGAACAGCCTGCAGAACAACCAGCAGAACAACTCGTAGAACAGCCGTAA
- a CDS encoding YkgJ family cysteine cluster protein, which translates to MQDIINNLPKFAKDKHNENKKFFAKLKSKPPKDLDYIMQDLHEQEFKRTDCLECANCCKTTGPLFTDKDIDRISKFFRLKPQQFIAQYLRIDEENDYVLQSVPCTFLGADNYCSIYDVRPKACREFPHTDRKKFQQISNLTIKNVAICPAAFNIVEAMKKRIK; encoded by the coding sequence ATGCAAGACATTATAAATAATCTTCCAAAGTTTGCCAAAGATAAGCATAACGAGAATAAAAAATTCTTCGCTAAGTTAAAAAGTAAGCCGCCTAAAGACTTAGATTATATTATGCAAGATTTGCATGAGCAGGAATTTAAGCGCACCGATTGTTTAGAGTGTGCTAATTGTTGCAAAACAACAGGCCCTTTATTTACCGATAAAGACATTGATAGAATTTCAAAATTTTTCCGATTAAAACCACAGCAATTTATAGCCCAATATTTGCGTATTGATGAAGAAAACGATTATGTTCTACAAAGTGTTCCTTGCACGTTTTTAGGTGCCGATAATTACTGTTCTATCTACGATGTGCGTCCAAAAGCCTGCCGAGAATTTCCACATACCGACAGAAAAAAGTTTCAGCAAATATCGAATCTAACAATTAAAAATGTAGCTATTTGTCCCGCAGCCTTTAACATTGTTGAGGCTATGAAAAAAAGAATTAAATAA
- a CDS encoding class I SAM-dependent methyltransferase, which translates to MKDLFGTALLDYHYGNYTEDIITSTNISDDDELPLPYLFRDFKSMPKLEKRALKLAKGCVLDVGCGAGSHSLYLQKQGLKVKAIDISKGAIEVAKNRGVLHAEIKNILDETETFDTILLLMNGTGIFQELSQVSKYLKHLKTLLNEGGQILIDSSDIKYMYEDEDGGFWIDTNANYYGELDYFLSYKGEEETAMKWLYLDFNNLEFACESVGLNCELIAEGKHFDYLARLS; encoded by the coding sequence ATGAAAGACCTTTTTGGAACGGCTTTACTAGATTACCACTATGGTAATTACACCGAAGATATTATTACTTCTACAAACATTTCGGATGATGATGAACTACCACTACCCTACTTATTTCGTGATTTTAAATCGATGCCTAAACTAGAAAAAAGGGCTTTAAAATTAGCAAAAGGATGTGTTTTAGATGTTGGATGCGGTGCCGGAAGCCATAGCTTATATTTACAGAAACAGGGGTTAAAAGTTAAAGCTATAGACATTTCTAAAGGAGCCATTGAAGTTGCTAAAAACCGTGGTGTTTTACATGCTGAAATAAAAAATATTTTAGACGAAACCGAAACCTTCGATACAATTCTACTGCTAATGAATGGTACTGGAATTTTTCAGGAACTATCACAAGTTTCAAAATATTTAAAACATTTAAAAACGCTTTTAAATGAGGGTGGTCAAATTTTAATAGATTCTTCCGATATAAAATACATGTACGAAGATGAAGATGGTGGTTTTTGGATTGATACAAACGCCAATTATTATGGCGAACTCGATTATTTCCTTAGTTATAAAGGCGAAGAAGAAACGGCTATGAAATGGTTGTATTTAGATTTCAACAATTTAGAATTTGCTTGCGAGTCGGTTGGACTAAACTGCGAATTAATTGCCGAAGGCAAGCATTTCGATTACTTGGCAAGACTTAGCTAA
- a CDS encoding ABC transporter permease → MNYEFFLAKRIIGSKAYKSSVSAPIIKIGIAAIAIGIVVMMIAIATGIGLQQKIRDKVVAFNGDITISNYDSNNSQESIFPISKNQEFYPNFKSVSGVKHIQAVAAKFGVIRTETDFEGAYLKGVGADYNWTYFQEFLVAGSLPDFTKKRTEDVLISQYLANRLHFKVNDKFQMVFPKDDVEKLPNIITYQIKGIYNSGFQDLDAQYLIGDIRHIQRINKWDEDQIGNFEVYINDFSQVQNTAEAIYRNTPSTLNTQAITEKYASIFEWINIFDKNIYGIIGIMILVAGINMITALLVLILERTQMIGILKALGSNNWSVRKLFLYNAGYLILLGLFWGNIIGLGLLFAQKYFKLFPLDPSVYYVTEAPVYISLSYIIALNIGTLVLCLIMLLVPSYIITKISPVKAMRFE, encoded by the coding sequence TTGAATTACGAGTTTTTTTTAGCTAAACGTATTATTGGTAGCAAAGCGTATAAAAGTAGTGTATCGGCACCAATAATAAAAATTGGTATCGCAGCAATTGCAATAGGTATTGTTGTTATGATGATTGCTATTGCAACAGGTATAGGTTTACAACAAAAAATAAGAGATAAAGTAGTCGCTTTTAATGGTGATATTACTATTTCTAATTACGACAGTAATAATTCACAGGAAAGTATTTTTCCAATTTCTAAAAACCAAGAATTTTACCCAAATTTTAAATCTGTTTCAGGAGTCAAACACATACAGGCGGTGGCCGCTAAATTTGGAGTAATCCGCACAGAAACAGATTTTGAAGGCGCTTATTTAAAAGGTGTTGGTGCCGATTATAACTGGACCTATTTTCAGGAATTTCTGGTGGCGGGCTCTTTACCAGATTTTACAAAAAAGCGTACCGAAGATGTTTTAATCTCACAATATCTGGCCAACCGTTTACATTTTAAAGTAAACGATAAATTTCAAATGGTCTTTCCAAAAGACGATGTAGAAAAGCTGCCAAACATCATTACCTATCAAATAAAAGGTATTTACAATTCTGGATTTCAAGATTTAGACGCTCAATATCTTATTGGCGATATTCGACACATACAACGAATAAATAAGTGGGATGAAGACCAAATAGGAAACTTCGAAGTTTACATAAACGATTTCAGTCAAGTTCAAAACACAGCCGAAGCTATTTACAGAAACACGCCATCTACGCTAAACACCCAAGCAATAACCGAAAAATATGCTTCTATTTTCGAGTGGATAAATATTTTCGATAAAAATATTTACGGCATTATTGGCATCATGATTTTAGTTGCAGGAATAAACATGATAACAGCCCTGTTGGTTTTAATCCTCGAGCGCACCCAAATGATTGGAATTTTAAAAGCTTTAGGAAGTAACAACTGGAGCGTTCGCAAACTGTTTTTGTACAACGCCGGTTACCTCATTCTACTTGGCTTGTTCTGGGGTAATATTATAGGTTTGGGACTGCTTTTTGCACAAAAATATTTTAAATTATTCCCACTCGATCCCAGTGTGTATTACGTTACCGAAGCCCCCGTTTACATTAGTTTAAGCTACATTATAGCCTTAAATATTGGCACGTTGGTACTCTGTTTAATTATGCTTTTAGTGCCCTCTTACATTATCACTAAAATTTCACCGGTAAAAGCCATGCGTTTCGAGTAG